CTGTTTGTAAATGTAGACATATCTGTCAGTAATTTGAAAAAGAGTATATTACTTGTATTGAAACAGAATATGTCGTaccattcaaattattatgcttGAAAGTTGATAACGCTGCACTCAGGGTTATTCATAGCAATCGCGTTGTTACAAGTTGCGACGCAGTGAAGAACGTCGTGATTGCTTCTGAAAAGAATTTCATGTGCAACGCAGGTTCTTTAATTTATCTTGGTGTGGCGAAACGTGCTGATTCGCCTTAAATTATAACGTATTCATGATGAAACTGTAGTCATTATTCCCATATAGTGGCAAGTATACGCGTGGAAGTTAGAAACCTGTCACTCTGATTGCGCTTGATGCGACCATATCACGTGCTGCCAACATTTCTGCAACGAGGAATCGTGATATGGGAACGACCATGCTCCATTTCCGCGTACCCATCGATATTGAAAAGAAAGTTGTATCAGGGAAACATTGTAGAGTCTTGAGACAACATTCACTATTTCATGCATGTGAAATTTTTTGATGGAGTGTCGGGGTCAGAGGTTCTTAACATCTCTACTTCTTTTTACTTAACTTACTCTGTCGCTTTTACACTCTTCCAAAATTCTTTGATATCGACCAATAATTATGATCGTGTTGATCGTTTCCTTTATCATATGTTGTAACATTAAACATAGTATAGTTGCATAATGAACATATCAGAAGAAAAAGACACAAGAGATCTTATCACAATGAGACGAAACGATCGCCATTGTCTTTCGTTGTCTCGCAACGTGAAGCTCTCCGTAATAAATACTTTCCATGACGGGTATCTATTAACGCAACAGAAGTCACATGTCTACCACCGCTGTACAGTTCGCTCTTTGCTTCTGGTGCCTCACTTCAGTCACGAGCGAGCAGTAGTCTTCTCTTGTTCTCGCGAACTGCGCAAGTATACATTACATATCTTCAAGGCTACCTCCTATCGAGATGGATTTTCTTACGATAGTCTTAATCCTCGTGAGTTTATTGCTCTTCGTCTACTACTACTTAGGGAAGAAGATGAATCACTTCAAAAAATTGGGAGTCCCACACGATTCACCAGTCCCAATCCTTGGCAATATGGCACCAGTTGTGTTTCGTCGAATTTGCATGGTAGAGCATCTTTCGAATCTCTACTATCGTCATTCAAACGTGAAATATTGTGGGTTCTATAATTTTGCATCACCAGTTTTCGTCATCCGCGACCCTGAGCTGATAACGTCGATCACGGTGAAGAACTTCGATCAGTTCTGCGATCATCAAGCTATAGTGGACCCGGAACTGGATCCCCTGATGGGCAAAAACCTGTTCAGCCTTCGTGGCGATCACTGGAGAGAGATGAGAAAACTGCTGAGCCCAGCCTTCACTTCCAGCAAGATGAGGGCTATGTACAAGCTGATATGGGATTGTGCCGAGAACTTTGTGGACTTTATTGTATCGGAATCGAAAGAGGGGAAAGTGTACGATTTGAAGGATATCTTTGGTCGATATACCACTGACGTGATAGCCACGTGCAGTTTCGGTCACACTTTGGACTCTATGAGGAACCCGGACAACCAGTTTTACGTGTTTGCCAGGAACGCGCTCAAATTCACAATTGCAACGAGCTTCAAGATCATGATAGCCAGGAGCTTTCCTAAGTTGTCGAAGTTTCTTGGAATAAGAATAATCACAGACAAAGCTCACTGCTACTTCCAGAATATAGTCGCAGAGACTGTTAAACTAAGAGACGAGAAGGTAGGCAGTCCATCTATTTTAGAATCATGATTTTTGCTTTAACTGAAGTTATTTTTAAGGTCCTCTGGGATGAATTTAGTATGGTTGAAAAAGTTCATTTAGCTTTCTTGTGTACGTATTTCATGTATTCAAGGAGGTTAATTGATATTTTTCAACTGATTGGACTGCAAATTGCTTTTGCACTGTCTACAATCTAGAATTTAGTATACCTCAATTCATGGAACACACGTAGACTTGCCATTTACGATATCACTCACTAAGAAACCTGATAAATTCAATACTCTCTTCTTTCACCAGTTCTAGCTACCCCTACTGTCCACTGACCCCTTTTTCCATCCTCTACAGCCTCCCACGCAGTGCAGCTTTTACCCTCTTCATCTTCATTTCTGTATCACACGACCTCCAAAAGGCCGCTGCGAGTCAGCTCTCGTATCATTCGATCTATGTCCAAAACAGGGTATTTACCGTCCGGATATGATTCAACTGTTGATGGAGTTCCGCGATAAGGACGGCAAGAGGCTGACCATCGAAGAGATAACGAGCCAGGCGTTCGTGTTCTTCACCGCTGGTTTCGATACCATCGCTGTCTTCCTGTGCTACGCATCTCACCAACTGGCTGCCATGCCCGACGTGCAGGCGCGACTGCGCGCGGAGATTGAAGATGTTCTGCAAAAGTACGAAGGGATGCCCACTTACGAGGCCATCAGGGACATGCCATACCTGGACGCTGTGATGAATGAGGTCCTTAGGATGTACGTACTGCCTCCATACCTGGACCGTGTTTGCGTCAAGGACTTCGAGCTTCCGTCAGCGACGCCTGACTCACGACCCATCACTGTGAAACCAGGCGATGTCATGTGGTTCCTTCCGTTCCCCATGCACAGAGACTCCAAGTACTATCCCGACCCACTCAAGTTCTGCCCCGAGCGATTTTTGGACAAGAAAGTGTCGCAGTCCACTTTTATACCCTTTGGCCTGGGTCCCAGGGTTTGTATAGGGAATAGGTTCGCCCTGATGGAAGTCAAGATTCTGTTCCTGCACTTGTTGTTGCGCTGTGAGTTGGAGCCTTGCTCTAAGACTCCGATTCCCATGAAGTTCTCTACGAAGTCTTTTGGACTCCTACCGGAAGGGGGGTTCTGGCTGAAGTTTAAGGCTAGGAAGAATCGGGAGGACGCTGGCGATAAGACCGTTCAGAATGGGACATCTGCGGTGTATTAGTGAGATACGGATGAAGTTAAGTATGATCTTTCAAGGGGATTATTGATGATAGGGAGCGTGGCAATTGAGGTCGATTGAACGCAACTGAGGTCAGTCTATTTAAGAGCCTGCTTTACTATTTTCCAAGAGATGTAATCGAGAGTGTGTGGAAGGAGAATTTTTTTGTTCTGAAtaatattagtatgattattgtctgATTTTGAGTACCTGCAAAGTGATGTATGTCGCTTTATGGTTTGGATATGAGAGTTTTATTGTTGTAGATCTGAAAGTGTGTGATAGAGGAAAAATAGAGAATCTGAGTGTCACAGTATTATCTGAAGATAAGTTTTAAATTAATGTCTCTTTACGTTGGTATGTTTATAAGTAAGCTTGGTGATTTGTGATAATGGAATTCTACGTGCTATGTATTAGGTTTCCTATTAAGTAAGCTACATATTCCACTAGCTGACTATGTCCTAGTACCTGAATActaactaattttatttaattttaagcttaaattctaatgtacctAAACTAAAtgtaactaaaaataaaaaagataccATAAAACAGTGCACATATTCAGCTAGTGAGACGTCATAGTTCAGGGATTAGAACATATATCTTTCCAATTTTTACttattgaaaaaaattttaaacctGTACTACATGATGAAACGTACCttattttttgttaatttttataCAATCTAATGAGTtctgtaaaataaaaagaacacaaAAACTACAACTGAgcgtttgcaatttttcctttatATTTTGCAATTCCAAATTATGAAAGAGAAATATGAAAATCCGCTTAAGCGATTTCAGGCGTAGTTGTTTCTCCATTTCTTTAGAGTATAATTTTAAAGTTGTTCGAAGTATGATTGCGTGTTCAGGTGGTATCATAGTAATAACGAAGTAAAAATACAGTAACGCAGAGCAACCAAATAATATTGTAGAGGCGGAAGCTGTTTACCTGAATATTCGAGGAAGTTTCAGTGACTACTTTTTTACGGAACAATTACTAAAAGAAGAGGAACAACTATGTATTTCAGTGGAAGGTTTCAGAGTTCCACCAGACTAAAAAAGATTTTATGTCagtactgcgaattgaagaaccCTAGTCTATTTCTTTCGAAACTAAGTTTTATACATAATCTTACAGAATtgtcttcattt
The sequence above is a segment of the Calliopsis andreniformis isolate RMS-2024a chromosome 3, iyCalAndr_principal, whole genome shotgun sequence genome. Coding sequences within it:
- the LOC143189049 gene encoding cytochrome P450 9e2-like, yielding MDFLTIVLILVSLLLFVYYYLGKKMNHFKKLGVPHDSPVPILGNMAPVVFRRICMVEHLSNLYYRHSNVKYCGFYNFASPVFVIRDPELITSITVKNFDQFCDHQAIVDPELDPLMGKNLFSLRGDHWREMRKLLSPAFTSSKMRAMYKLIWDCAENFVDFIVSESKEGKVYDLKDIFGRYTTDVIATCSFGHTLDSMRNPDNQFYVFARNALKFTIATSFKIMIARSFPKLSKFLGIRIITDKAHCYFQNIVAETVKLRDEKGIYRPDMIQLLMEFRDKDGKRLTIEEITSQAFVFFTAGFDTIAVFLCYASHQLAAMPDVQARLRAEIEDVLQKYEGMPTYEAIRDMPYLDAVMNEVLRMYVLPPYLDRVCVKDFELPSATPDSRPITVKPGDVMWFLPFPMHRDSKYYPDPLKFCPERFLDKKVSQSTFIPFGLGPRVCIGNRFALMEVKILFLHLLLRCELEPCSKTPIPMKFSTKSFGLLPEGGFWLKFKARKNREDAGDKTVQNGTSAVY